In a single window of the Thiohalophilus sp. genome:
- a CDS encoding heavy metal translocating P-type ATPase, which yields MAQPHSHDHTGHGSAHQHNQTHQGQHGGHDHAAMVADFKRRFLVSLILTIPILGLSPMIQGFLGLRETLAFTGDSYLLFALASGVFFYGGWPFLSGALSEVGKRAPGMMTLIGLAIVVAYLYSSAVVFGLSGKVFFWELATLIDVMLLGHWIEMKSVMGASGALEALVKLMPTEAHRVTDGGDLEDIPVTELKQGDRVRVKPGEKVPTDGIIIDGRSSLNEAMLTGESKPVSRGEGEEVIGGAINGEGAITIEIRKTGEETYLSQVIEMVRQAQGSRSRTQDLANRAAQWLTYIALSAGTLTLVIWLVLGQDFEFSLERMVTVMVITCPHALGLAVPLVVAVSTSMAAGHGLLIRDRASFERARELEAIVFDKTGTLTEGRFGVTDIIPLADYSEREVLRLAAALEASSEHPIARGVVASAQEQDVMDARASDVQNITGQGIQARVDDREIRVVSRGYLRANQIEFDETPVQKVTEQGKTVVYLVIDGQVTGALALADIVREESHAAIQQLKALGIQCMMLTGDGEAVARAVAEELQLDDYFAEVLPHEKADKIREVRARGLRVAMVGDGVNDAPALVESDLGIAIGAGTDVAIESADVVLVRSDPRDVAAIMALSRATYNKMIQNLLWATGYNVVAIPLAAGVAYGAGIVLSPAFGAALMSLSTVIVAINAKLLNRKQPRG from the coding sequence ATGGCTCAACCGCATTCACACGATCATACCGGTCACGGTTCCGCTCACCAGCACAATCAGACACATCAGGGGCAGCATGGCGGTCATGATCATGCCGCCATGGTCGCGGATTTTAAACGCCGCTTCCTGGTTTCGCTGATTCTGACTATCCCGATCCTCGGTTTGTCGCCGATGATTCAGGGCTTTCTCGGTCTGCGGGAGACACTGGCGTTTACCGGCGACAGTTATCTGTTGTTTGCCCTGGCCAGCGGGGTCTTTTTTTACGGCGGCTGGCCTTTTTTATCCGGTGCACTATCCGAAGTAGGCAAGCGCGCGCCCGGCATGATGACCCTGATCGGGCTGGCCATCGTCGTGGCCTATCTGTATTCCTCGGCGGTGGTGTTCGGCCTCTCCGGCAAGGTGTTTTTCTGGGAGCTGGCCACCCTGATCGACGTCATGCTGCTGGGCCACTGGATCGAAATGAAATCGGTGATGGGGGCCTCCGGCGCGCTCGAGGCGCTGGTCAAACTCATGCCGACCGAGGCCCATCGGGTGACTGACGGCGGTGATCTGGAAGACATCCCCGTCACGGAACTCAAGCAGGGCGACCGGGTCCGGGTCAAACCGGGGGAAAAGGTCCCCACCGACGGGATCATCATCGACGGGCGCAGCAGTCTCAATGAAGCCATGCTGACCGGCGAATCCAAACCGGTGAGCCGGGGCGAGGGCGAGGAAGTGATCGGCGGCGCCATCAACGGCGAGGGCGCCATTACCATCGAGATCCGCAAAACCGGCGAGGAGACCTATCTCTCGCAGGTCATCGAGATGGTCCGCCAGGCTCAGGGGTCGCGTTCACGGACCCAGGACCTGGCCAACCGCGCTGCCCAGTGGCTGACCTACATCGCGCTGTCGGCGGGCACCCTGACCCTCGTGATCTGGCTGGTCCTCGGCCAGGATTTTGAATTCTCGCTGGAGCGCATGGTCACGGTCATGGTGATTACCTGTCCGCATGCGCTGGGGCTGGCCGTACCGCTGGTGGTGGCGGTCAGCACCAGCATGGCCGCCGGCCACGGGCTGTTGATTCGGGATCGGGCCAGTTTCGAGCGGGCGCGGGAACTGGAGGCGATCGTCTTCGACAAGACCGGCACCCTCACCGAAGGCCGCTTCGGCGTGACCGACATTATTCCCCTGGCCGATTACAGCGAGCGCGAAGTGCTGCGCCTGGCGGCGGCGCTGGAAGCCAGCTCGGAACACCCCATCGCCCGTGGGGTGGTGGCCTCGGCGCAGGAACAGGACGTGATGGACGCCCGGGCCTCTGATGTGCAGAACATTACCGGGCAGGGCATCCAGGCGCGGGTGGATGACCGGGAAATCCGGGTTGTCAGTCGTGGCTATTTGCGCGCCAATCAGATCGAATTTGATGAGACACCGGTTCAGAAGGTGACCGAACAGGGCAAGACCGTGGTCTACCTGGTGATCGACGGCCAGGTCACCGGTGCCCTGGCGCTGGCCGATATCGTGCGCGAGGAATCGCACGCCGCCATCCAGCAGCTCAAAGCACTGGGTATCCAGTGCATGATGTTGACCGGCGATGGTGAAGCGGTAGCCCGCGCGGTCGCGGAGGAACTGCAGCTGGATGATTATTTCGCCGAAGTGCTGCCGCACGAGAAGGCCGACAAGATCCGCGAGGTCCGCGCGCGTGGCCTGCGTGTGGCCATGGTCGGCGACGGCGTCAACGACGCGCCCGCCCTGGTGGAATCGGATCTGGGGATCGCCATCGGCGCCGGGACCGACGTGGCCATCGAATCGGCGGACGTGGTCCTGGTGCGCAGCGATCCCCGCGACGTGGCGGCCATCATGGCGCTGTCCCGGGCCACCTATAACAAGATGATCCAGAATCTGTTGTGGGCCACCGGCTATAACGTGGTGGCCATCCCGCTGGCCGCCGGGGTCGCCTATGGGGCGGGCATCGTCCTGTCACCGGCATTCGGGGCAGCGCTGATGTCGCTGAGTACCGTGATCGTCGCCATTAACGCCAAACTGCTGAATCGCAAACAACCCAGGGGGTGA
- a CDS encoding YncE family protein — MFQSIHSALFVLLSLAWTSAAGAAPTVYIPLGSANQVIAVDAETHTITARYSNVKNPHGLVATPDGEYLVAGSLSETAPPADAAPDAPTSNLYLIHPAHGHVMQTIPVAGWSHHQAITPDGRYVISTHATRGDVSVLDMTTNQIVHRIPTGPAPNYTLVTRDGQRAYVSNSGDGTITEIALDSWKPLRTLEGGASPEHMVFSVDEQTIYVTNPRVGKVAAVSVDNGKISHTYDIGPDTHGLDIGDDGKTLFVSSKKAETLSAVNIESGTIRSVPLAPAPYHLNTIAGTGTVYVSSRNKPVIWVIDQQSLNVIKTIDLPGGEGHQMAIVK; from the coding sequence ATGTTTCAATCCATCCACAGTGCACTGTTTGTCCTGCTCAGCCTGGCCTGGACCTCGGCGGCAGGGGCCGCGCCGACAGTTTATATCCCCCTGGGGTCGGCCAATCAGGTGATCGCCGTCGATGCCGAAACGCACACTATCACCGCGCGGTATTCGAATGTGAAAAACCCGCATGGCCTGGTGGCCACGCCGGACGGCGAATACCTGGTTGCCGGCAGCCTGTCGGAAACCGCGCCGCCGGCCGATGCCGCACCCGATGCGCCCACCAGCAACCTCTATCTGATTCATCCGGCTCACGGTCATGTCATGCAGACCATTCCCGTGGCGGGATGGAGTCATCATCAGGCAATCACGCCGGATGGACGCTATGTGATCTCCACGCATGCCACCCGGGGTGATGTCAGTGTGCTGGATATGACCACCAACCAGATCGTGCACCGTATCCCGACCGGACCGGCACCGAACTATACCCTGGTGACCCGCGACGGCCAGCGTGCCTATGTCAGCAACAGTGGCGACGGGACGATCACCGAGATCGCTCTCGACAGCTGGAAACCATTACGCACGCTCGAAGGCGGCGCCTCGCCGGAGCACATGGTCTTTTCCGTTGATGAGCAGACTATTTATGTCACCAACCCCCGCGTCGGCAAGGTTGCCGCTGTTTCGGTCGACAACGGAAAAATTTCCCACACCTATGACATCGGTCCGGATACCCACGGGCTGGATATCGGCGACGACGGGAAAACCCTGTTCGTCAGCAGCAAAAAGGCCGAGACCCTCTCGGCGGTGAACATCGAAAGCGGAACTATCCGTTCTGTACCGCTGGCACCGGCGCCCTATCATCTGAATACCATCGCGGGAACGGGTACTGTCTATGTGAGCAGTCGTAACAAACCGGTGATCTGGGTCATCGATCAACAATCATTGAACGTGATCAAGACAATTGACTTGCCGGGCGGCGAAGGTCATCAGATGGCAATCGTGAAATAA
- a CDS encoding SHOCT domain-containing protein produces MMDGGVGFTHGAGGFFGILFWIILIALVVLAVSRVAGSGSGNRTGGKSALEILDERYARGEIDQQEYEQKRRDIRQQDD; encoded by the coding sequence ATGATGGACGGCGGAGTCGGGTTCACGCACGGCGCGGGCGGTTTTTTCGGCATCCTGTTCTGGATCATTCTGATTGCCCTGGTTGTTCTGGCGGTAAGCCGGGTAGCGGGAAGCGGTTCCGGCAACCGGACGGGGGGCAAGAGCGCGCTGGAGATCCTCGACGAACGCTACGCCCGGGGCGAGATCGACCAGCAAGAGTATGAACAAAAACGGCGTGATATTCGCCAGCAGGATGATTGA
- a CDS encoding heavy metal response regulator transcription factor, which yields MKILIVEDEAKISEYLRQGLAEAGFVVDQAHNGLDGHHLAMTGTYDLMILDILLPDVDGWRILQSLRESDNKVPVLFLTARDSVDDRVRGLELGADDYLVKPFAFAELLARVRTLLRRGTAAAGETMLSVADLELDLMRRRVTRGGRRIPLTAKEFALLELFIRHRDEVLPRSLIASQVWDMNFDSDTNVIDVAIRRLRAKIDDAFDRKLIHTVRGMGYMLDASGEA from the coding sequence ATGAAAATCCTGATTGTCGAGGACGAAGCCAAGATCAGCGAGTACCTGCGCCAGGGCCTCGCCGAGGCGGGATTCGTTGTGGACCAGGCCCACAACGGGCTCGACGGCCACCATCTTGCCATGACCGGAACGTATGACCTGATGATTCTGGATATCCTGTTGCCGGATGTTGATGGCTGGCGAATCCTGCAATCACTGCGCGAGTCGGACAACAAGGTGCCGGTGCTGTTTCTTACCGCGCGCGACAGCGTGGACGACCGGGTCAGGGGGCTGGAGCTCGGTGCCGATGATTATCTGGTCAAACCGTTCGCTTTCGCCGAATTACTGGCAAGGGTGCGCACTTTATTACGGCGCGGAACGGCTGCCGCCGGCGAGACAATGCTCAGCGTGGCCGATCTCGAACTCGATTTGATGCGCCGGCGTGTCACCCGTGGGGGTCGGCGCATCCCGCTCACCGCCAAGGAGTTCGCGTTACTGGAACTGTTCATCCGTCACCGGGACGAGGTGCTGCCCCGCTCCCTGATCGCCTCCCAGGTCTGGGACATGAACTTTGACAGCGATACCAATGTCATCGACGTCGCCATCCGTCGCCTGCGGGCCAAGATCGATGACGCCTTCGACCGCAAACTCATTCACACGGTACGTGGCATGGGCTACATGCTGGATGCCTCGGGCGAGGCCTGA
- a CDS encoding heavy metal sensor histidine kinase → MYFKRRPLSLALRLTLLFGVAAAMVFLVFGWIISHSMERHFMAQDTDELKVIARAVQDALDGIHTTEKLAPLEQRFDDILVGHHNASLCVVDQNGRMLYASPVPDLATVAKAASEETETDLGYSWHHDGVRYTVLTRMMEEIGPVAGRPYAVVIAVPFTEHQRFLAVFYRNLWLMVGGSILVMAVMGWIVVRQGHAPLRDIVSRIHRISANELNNRLPRDEVPAELGELVDSFNAMLRRLDESFHQLCDFNADIAHELRTPITNLMTQTQVALSQSRDIDAYREILYSNMEEYERMAQMVGDMLFLAQIDNRAPFKNIGELDLATEVQALFDFYEGWAEERGVALAREGHARIAGDRSMLRRALSNLLSNAIRYTPAGGAVRVTIRARDDGGAALAIENPGTPIPPEHLPRLFDRFYRVDPSRQRGGDGAGLGLAIVKSIITAHGGTVEVTSTTESTRFQIILPERPPHP, encoded by the coding sequence ATGTATTTTAAACGCCGTCCGCTTTCTCTCGCGCTGCGCCTGACCCTGTTGTTCGGTGTGGCCGCGGCGATGGTTTTTCTTGTATTTGGCTGGATCATCAGTCACTCGATGGAACGTCATTTCATGGCGCAGGATACCGACGAACTCAAGGTCATTGCTCGTGCCGTACAAGATGCGCTCGACGGTATCCATACCACGGAAAAGCTCGCCCCGCTTGAACAACGCTTCGACGATATCCTGGTGGGCCATCACAACGCCTCCCTGTGTGTCGTCGATCAAAACGGCCGGATGCTTTACGCCAGCCCGGTACCGGATCTCGCCACTGTCGCAAAAGCCGCCAGTGAAGAAACGGAAACGGACCTGGGGTACAGCTGGCACCACGACGGTGTCCGGTATACTGTCCTGACGCGGATGATGGAAGAGATCGGCCCCGTTGCCGGCCGACCCTACGCCGTGGTGATCGCGGTACCCTTCACGGAACATCAGCGCTTTCTGGCGGTTTTTTACCGCAATTTGTGGCTGATGGTCGGTGGCAGTATTCTCGTCATGGCCGTGATGGGCTGGATCGTGGTGCGCCAGGGCCATGCGCCGTTGCGGGATATCGTCAGCCGGATTCACCGGATCAGCGCCAATGAACTGAACAACCGCCTGCCACGTGACGAGGTGCCTGCCGAACTCGGTGAGCTGGTGGACTCCTTCAATGCCATGCTCCGACGCCTGGATGAATCCTTTCATCAACTCTGCGACTTCAATGCCGATATTGCCCATGAATTGCGTACCCCCATCACCAACCTGATGACCCAGACCCAGGTTGCCCTCTCTCAGAGTCGCGACATCGATGCGTATCGGGAAATTCTCTATTCAAACATGGAGGAATACGAGCGCATGGCGCAGATGGTCGGTGACATGCTCTTCCTGGCGCAGATAGACAACCGCGCGCCCTTTAAGAATATCGGCGAACTGGATCTGGCTACGGAAGTCCAGGCGTTATTCGACTTTTATGAAGGCTGGGCCGAGGAGCGCGGTGTTGCCCTGGCGCGGGAAGGCCATGCACGCATTGCGGGCGACCGCAGCATGTTGCGACGGGCGTTGAGCAACCTGCTTTCCAACGCCATTCGTTACACGCCGGCCGGCGGGGCCGTGCGAGTGACAATTCGCGCACGGGACGATGGTGGCGCCGCCCTCGCCATCGAGAACCCCGGCACGCCGATCCCGCCCGAACATCTGCCCCGGTTGTTTGACCGCTTTTATCGCGTCGATCCCTCCCGACAACGCGGTGGCGATGGCGCCGGCCTGGGGCTCGCCATCGTCAAATCGATCATCACCGCCCACGGAGGAACCGTGGAGGTTACCTCGACTACTGAATCCACACGATTCCAGATAATCCTGCCCGAACGACCGCCTCACCCTTGA
- a CDS encoding thioredoxin family protein, translated as MKVQIIATRQCTHRVNLEHELNDLGVAYELLFAEDNPDLVVRHQIRHSPNLVVDDQIAFRGQPTEQVLRDYFSHGT; from the coding sequence ATGAAAGTCCAAATTATCGCAACCCGGCAGTGTACCCATCGGGTCAACCTGGAACATGAGCTGAATGATCTGGGCGTTGCGTACGAATTACTGTTTGCCGAGGACAATCCCGACCTGGTTGTCCGTCATCAGATCCGTCATTCACCCAATCTGGTCGTGGACGATCAGATTGCGTTTCGCGGTCAGCCGACGGAACAGGTGTTGCGCGACTATTTCAGTCATGGCACCTGA